From one Nilaparvata lugens isolate BPH chromosome 2, ASM1435652v1, whole genome shotgun sequence genomic stretch:
- the LOC111048854 gene encoding mucin-6-like isoform X1, with the protein MLPSALFFRYYLFGLLQILFLRSSVFAKDYGHIETWHPLRERPMISRVVLPMRPAIPFNRPTTRAGAQGHATNKRLQVEPSPSNKIEQVFAPAPPSILGSFSDFGHATVKAREPARMKKKPVHAEQQAAEASPAIGLLLPPPPVHENEANYGFQQQDETPAAAYYFEASLRPPPRDSAINIIPPPHSSNLPPNTYYFDNPHSYHSRFPVTHSHKQQGDFFFGQSTSAFRTTLPTVPPYESPFRLYQSDAYSHASTRLQPPSTRQVTNYYSQNPFGDINLSSRRPEFKLEGKQPAKDIPVFQHLPSAAIQHLPYIARPVNKENQNEGKVVFHQYSHVQRPVFEDNQSQPVAKDVFQQLSHLGRPFKNPQNTQSEYSHSSSSSNNNNNIKHNKNNNNINQQQNNNPYLTTVSSSIQFEDDKRLKVPSQSFHAPPPAANQQSDVDSYSYNENPHKLIPLSVTTVDIPSDTVKTGTVLSSVQPYLEYQEQKQKPLTYNDAPVRNRRPQVDIKTYQTLRDDTRPFLPTPATDVEPFIREPVRGTPSSDHEDQLNEVHVPNRGIYSAVRKPTDETPLDDLTTTFYKVSSRKPVNPLKHRRRRPTEVPSTATTVLQEIEHEESLNSIPNGIYSNLGNTLSSVEPQTESEQENYPVTTPQPPKRRKKPNRHRNRVHSNYFKTTLPPEPETTQHVLYDYSTAVITDAPEITNPHTHNSADIYSNTQPIDDYTRYKDYSTQDSIAGTQNIYPTQPVSSETANSIEEDEATENFITTTLATTTTSTTTTQAPLPSSTASYRTRVRNKYGNNTRPRFSVKEYKERINRGSSSTTIAPSAPEETETEIPKVRVKYPTRNRGQYKASSSTAAVNDDDFIHETTTEIIRKYKPRVRYNYKTSTTTPKPSLQLDSPSTTTERVNTFKPSGGRYKAGTGKYYSRYRTSTTKAPDEESDDSSPAASKPIRTKGVFSAKRRPFPLRSTVDPDADADAPTQESRRENEIDQVLTTVMTKKVDDATTTTIISGTVQGTSAGPTGEEAYTVQRVSDLTSSPSNMYQPNGFRKGLSPASRRTVPQITIATDDPILPLEAFFQTWSNNKEKRNSR; encoded by the exons ATGCTGCCTTCTGCACTCTTCTTTCGATATTACCTATTCG GTttattgcaaattttattcCTGAGGTCATCAGTATTTGCCAAGGATTACGGCCAT ATAGAGACATGGCACCCGTTGCGAGAGAGGCCGATGATCTCGAGGGTGGTTTTGCCGATGCGACCAGCCATCCCCTTCAACCGGCCGACCACCCGCGCAGGCGCACAAGGACACGCCACTAACAAGAGGCTGCAAGTTGAGCCTTCTCCGTCTAATAAAATAGAG CAGGTATTTGCTCCGGCACCACCAAGCATCTTGGGCTCATTCAGCGACTTCGGCCATGCCACGGTCAAAGCGAGGGAGCCTgcaagaatgaagaagaagccGGTGCACGCTGAGCAGCAGGCGGCCGAGGCCAGTCCGGCGATCGGACTGCTGTTGCCTCCACCGCCCGTCCACGAGAACGAGGCCAACTACGGCTTCCAGCAGCAGGACGAGACCCCAGCAGCCGCCTACTACTTCGAGGCATCTCTGCGGCCGCCTCCAAGAGACTCAGCCATCAACATCATCCCGCCTCCACACTCCAGCAACCTGCCTCCAAACACCTACTACTTCGACAATCCCCACAGCTACCACTCTCGCTTCCCTGTCACTCACTCTCACAAACAACAGGGTGACTTCTTCTTTGGACAGTCCACATCAGCATTCAGAACCACTCTTCCAACTGTTCCACCTTACGAGTCTCCCTTCAGACTCTACCAGTCTGATGCTTACAGTCATGCGTCAACCAGACTACAACCACCCTCCACAAGGCAGGTTACCAACTACTACAGTCAAAATCCATTTGGAGATATCAACCTCAGCTCCAGGCGTCCAGAGTTCAAATTGGAAGGAAAACAGCCAGCAAAAGACATACCAGTTTTCCAACATCTTCCATCAGCTGCCATTCAACATTTACCTTATATTGCAAGACCTGTAAACAAAGAGAATCAGAATGAGGGCAAAGTAGTTTTCCATCAATACTCCCATGTACAGAGGCCTGTATTCGAAGATAATCAAAGCCAACCAGTTGCCAAAGATGTCTTTCAACAACTCTCTCATCTAGGTCGGCCATTCAAGAACCCCCAAAACACACAATCCGAATATAGTCACTCCAGTAgcagtagtaataataataacaatattaaacATAATAAGAACAATAACAATATCAATCAACAGCAAAATAATAATCCCTACCTGACAACAGTCTCTTCCAGCATACAATTTGAAgatgataaaagattaaaagtACCGAGTCAATCTTTCCATGCTCCACCCCCAGCTGCAAATCAACAGAGTGATGTTGATAGTTATAGTTACAATGAAAATCCCCATAAACTTATTCCACTCAGTGTTACAACAGTAGACATTCCTTCAGACACTGTGAAGACTGGAACAGTATTATCAAGTGTTCAGCCATATTTGGAGTATcaagaacaaaaacaaaaaccacTTACTTACAATGACGCACCAGTTAGAAATCGACGGCCACAAGTCGATATTAAAACGTACCAGACTCTGAGAGACGATACTAGACCGTTCCTACCAACACCAGCAACAGATGTGGAGCCTTTCATAAGGGAGCCTGTCAGAGGAACACCCTCATCCGATCATGAGGATCAGTTGAACGAAGTACATGTACCAAACAGAGGAATTTACTCAGCAGTCAGAAAGCCCACAGATGAGACACCACTCGACGATTTGACAACAACGTTCTACAAGGTGAGCTCTAGGAAGCCAGTGAACCCTCTCAAACACAGGAGAAGACGTCCGACTGAAGTACCCAGTACAGCTACTACAGTTTTACAAGAAATAGAACATGAAGAAAGTTTGAATTCAATACCGAATGGTATCTATTCCAATTTGGGTAACACTTTATCCAGCGTTGAACCTCAAACAGAAAGTGAACAGGAGAACTACCCTGTTACTACACCTCAGCCACCAAAGAGACGAAAGAAGCCAAACCGACATAGGAATCGAGTGCATTCCAACTATTTCAAGACCACACTTCCACCTGAGCCCGAAACCACGCAGCACGTGCTATATGATTACTCGACGGCGGTCATCACAGATGCTCCAGAAATCACCAATCCTCACACACATAACTCAGCTGACATCTACAGCAATACACAACCTATAGATGATTATACAAGGTACAAAGATTATTCAACCCAAGATAGTATAGCTGGAACTCAGAATATCTACCCCACGCAGCCAGTAAGCAGTGAGACAGCAAATAGTATAGAGGAGGATGAAGCAACTGAGAATTTCATCACAACTACTTTGGCAACCACAACTACTTCTACAACCACCACTCAGGCTCCCCTACCTTCCTCCACAGCATCGTATAGGACTAGAGTGAGGAACAAGTATGGGAATAACACAAGACCCCGGTTCAGTGTGAAAGAGTACAAGGAAAGGATCAACAGAGGCTCAAGCAGCACAACCATTGCTCCCAGCGCACCTGAGGAGACTGAAACAGAAATACCAAAGGTGAGGGTGAAGTACCCCACCAGAAACAGGGGTCAGTACAAGGCGTCATCCAGTACTGCTGCTGTGAATGACGATGATTTCATTCATGAAACTACTACGGAAATCATACGAAAGTACAAACCTCGAGTAAGGTACAACTACAAGACGTCTACCACAACACCGAAGCCATCATTGCAGCTAGACAGCCCTAGTACGACGACGGAAAGAGTAAACACCTTCAAACCAAGTGGTGGCAG ATACAAGGCGGGCACTGGCAAATACTACAGCAGGTACAGAACGTCGACAACAAAAGCACCAGACGAGGAGAGTGACGATTCGTCGCCGGCAGCGTCCAAGCCGATCCGGACGAAGGGCGTGTTCTCGGCCAAGCGACGTCCGTTCCCGCTGCGGTCGACGGTCGATCCGGACGCGGACGCCGATGCGCCGACGCAGGAGAGTCGTCGCGAGAACGAGATCGACCAGGTGCTGACAACGGTGATGACGAAGAAGGTGGATGATGCCACCACCACCACGATTATCTCGGGCACTGTGCAGGGAACATCTGCGGGACCAACTGGAGAGGAGGCCTACACTGTGCAGAGGGTGTCCGATCTCACCTCCTCACCCAGTAACATGTATCAACCCAATGGATTCCGCAAAGGCCTGTCTCCAGCCAGCAGGAGGACGGTGCCGCAAATCACAATTGCCACCGATGACCCCATTCTGCCCCTCGAAGCATTCTTCCAGACCTGGTCCAACAACAAAGAGAAGCGCAACTCTAGGTAG
- the LOC111048854 gene encoding mucin-6-like isoform X2 has translation MLPSALFFRYYLFGLLQILFLRSSVFAKDYGHIETWHPLRERPMISRVVLPMRPAIPFNRPTTRAGAQGHATNKRLQVEPSPSNKIEVFAPAPPSILGSFSDFGHATVKAREPARMKKKPVHAEQQAAEASPAIGLLLPPPPVHENEANYGFQQQDETPAAAYYFEASLRPPPRDSAINIIPPPHSSNLPPNTYYFDNPHSYHSRFPVTHSHKQQGDFFFGQSTSAFRTTLPTVPPYESPFRLYQSDAYSHASTRLQPPSTRQVTNYYSQNPFGDINLSSRRPEFKLEGKQPAKDIPVFQHLPSAAIQHLPYIARPVNKENQNEGKVVFHQYSHVQRPVFEDNQSQPVAKDVFQQLSHLGRPFKNPQNTQSEYSHSSSSSNNNNNIKHNKNNNNINQQQNNNPYLTTVSSSIQFEDDKRLKVPSQSFHAPPPAANQQSDVDSYSYNENPHKLIPLSVTTVDIPSDTVKTGTVLSSVQPYLEYQEQKQKPLTYNDAPVRNRRPQVDIKTYQTLRDDTRPFLPTPATDVEPFIREPVRGTPSSDHEDQLNEVHVPNRGIYSAVRKPTDETPLDDLTTTFYKVSSRKPVNPLKHRRRRPTEVPSTATTVLQEIEHEESLNSIPNGIYSNLGNTLSSVEPQTESEQENYPVTTPQPPKRRKKPNRHRNRVHSNYFKTTLPPEPETTQHVLYDYSTAVITDAPEITNPHTHNSADIYSNTQPIDDYTRYKDYSTQDSIAGTQNIYPTQPVSSETANSIEEDEATENFITTTLATTTTSTTTTQAPLPSSTASYRTRVRNKYGNNTRPRFSVKEYKERINRGSSSTTIAPSAPEETETEIPKVRVKYPTRNRGQYKASSSTAAVNDDDFIHETTTEIIRKYKPRVRYNYKTSTTTPKPSLQLDSPSTTTERVNTFKPSGGRYKAGTGKYYSRYRTSTTKAPDEESDDSSPAASKPIRTKGVFSAKRRPFPLRSTVDPDADADAPTQESRRENEIDQVLTTVMTKKVDDATTTTIISGTVQGTSAGPTGEEAYTVQRVSDLTSSPSNMYQPNGFRKGLSPASRRTVPQITIATDDPILPLEAFFQTWSNNKEKRNSR, from the exons ATGCTGCCTTCTGCACTCTTCTTTCGATATTACCTATTCG GTttattgcaaattttattcCTGAGGTCATCAGTATTTGCCAAGGATTACGGCCAT ATAGAGACATGGCACCCGTTGCGAGAGAGGCCGATGATCTCGAGGGTGGTTTTGCCGATGCGACCAGCCATCCCCTTCAACCGGCCGACCACCCGCGCAGGCGCACAAGGACACGCCACTAACAAGAGGCTGCAAGTTGAGCCTTCTCCGTCTAATAAAATAGAG GTATTTGCTCCGGCACCACCAAGCATCTTGGGCTCATTCAGCGACTTCGGCCATGCCACGGTCAAAGCGAGGGAGCCTgcaagaatgaagaagaagccGGTGCACGCTGAGCAGCAGGCGGCCGAGGCCAGTCCGGCGATCGGACTGCTGTTGCCTCCACCGCCCGTCCACGAGAACGAGGCCAACTACGGCTTCCAGCAGCAGGACGAGACCCCAGCAGCCGCCTACTACTTCGAGGCATCTCTGCGGCCGCCTCCAAGAGACTCAGCCATCAACATCATCCCGCCTCCACACTCCAGCAACCTGCCTCCAAACACCTACTACTTCGACAATCCCCACAGCTACCACTCTCGCTTCCCTGTCACTCACTCTCACAAACAACAGGGTGACTTCTTCTTTGGACAGTCCACATCAGCATTCAGAACCACTCTTCCAACTGTTCCACCTTACGAGTCTCCCTTCAGACTCTACCAGTCTGATGCTTACAGTCATGCGTCAACCAGACTACAACCACCCTCCACAAGGCAGGTTACCAACTACTACAGTCAAAATCCATTTGGAGATATCAACCTCAGCTCCAGGCGTCCAGAGTTCAAATTGGAAGGAAAACAGCCAGCAAAAGACATACCAGTTTTCCAACATCTTCCATCAGCTGCCATTCAACATTTACCTTATATTGCAAGACCTGTAAACAAAGAGAATCAGAATGAGGGCAAAGTAGTTTTCCATCAATACTCCCATGTACAGAGGCCTGTATTCGAAGATAATCAAAGCCAACCAGTTGCCAAAGATGTCTTTCAACAACTCTCTCATCTAGGTCGGCCATTCAAGAACCCCCAAAACACACAATCCGAATATAGTCACTCCAGTAgcagtagtaataataataacaatattaaacATAATAAGAACAATAACAATATCAATCAACAGCAAAATAATAATCCCTACCTGACAACAGTCTCTTCCAGCATACAATTTGAAgatgataaaagattaaaagtACCGAGTCAATCTTTCCATGCTCCACCCCCAGCTGCAAATCAACAGAGTGATGTTGATAGTTATAGTTACAATGAAAATCCCCATAAACTTATTCCACTCAGTGTTACAACAGTAGACATTCCTTCAGACACTGTGAAGACTGGAACAGTATTATCAAGTGTTCAGCCATATTTGGAGTATcaagaacaaaaacaaaaaccacTTACTTACAATGACGCACCAGTTAGAAATCGACGGCCACAAGTCGATATTAAAACGTACCAGACTCTGAGAGACGATACTAGACCGTTCCTACCAACACCAGCAACAGATGTGGAGCCTTTCATAAGGGAGCCTGTCAGAGGAACACCCTCATCCGATCATGAGGATCAGTTGAACGAAGTACATGTACCAAACAGAGGAATTTACTCAGCAGTCAGAAAGCCCACAGATGAGACACCACTCGACGATTTGACAACAACGTTCTACAAGGTGAGCTCTAGGAAGCCAGTGAACCCTCTCAAACACAGGAGAAGACGTCCGACTGAAGTACCCAGTACAGCTACTACAGTTTTACAAGAAATAGAACATGAAGAAAGTTTGAATTCAATACCGAATGGTATCTATTCCAATTTGGGTAACACTTTATCCAGCGTTGAACCTCAAACAGAAAGTGAACAGGAGAACTACCCTGTTACTACACCTCAGCCACCAAAGAGACGAAAGAAGCCAAACCGACATAGGAATCGAGTGCATTCCAACTATTTCAAGACCACACTTCCACCTGAGCCCGAAACCACGCAGCACGTGCTATATGATTACTCGACGGCGGTCATCACAGATGCTCCAGAAATCACCAATCCTCACACACATAACTCAGCTGACATCTACAGCAATACACAACCTATAGATGATTATACAAGGTACAAAGATTATTCAACCCAAGATAGTATAGCTGGAACTCAGAATATCTACCCCACGCAGCCAGTAAGCAGTGAGACAGCAAATAGTATAGAGGAGGATGAAGCAACTGAGAATTTCATCACAACTACTTTGGCAACCACAACTACTTCTACAACCACCACTCAGGCTCCCCTACCTTCCTCCACAGCATCGTATAGGACTAGAGTGAGGAACAAGTATGGGAATAACACAAGACCCCGGTTCAGTGTGAAAGAGTACAAGGAAAGGATCAACAGAGGCTCAAGCAGCACAACCATTGCTCCCAGCGCACCTGAGGAGACTGAAACAGAAATACCAAAGGTGAGGGTGAAGTACCCCACCAGAAACAGGGGTCAGTACAAGGCGTCATCCAGTACTGCTGCTGTGAATGACGATGATTTCATTCATGAAACTACTACGGAAATCATACGAAAGTACAAACCTCGAGTAAGGTACAACTACAAGACGTCTACCACAACACCGAAGCCATCATTGCAGCTAGACAGCCCTAGTACGACGACGGAAAGAGTAAACACCTTCAAACCAAGTGGTGGCAG ATACAAGGCGGGCACTGGCAAATACTACAGCAGGTACAGAACGTCGACAACAAAAGCACCAGACGAGGAGAGTGACGATTCGTCGCCGGCAGCGTCCAAGCCGATCCGGACGAAGGGCGTGTTCTCGGCCAAGCGACGTCCGTTCCCGCTGCGGTCGACGGTCGATCCGGACGCGGACGCCGATGCGCCGACGCAGGAGAGTCGTCGCGAGAACGAGATCGACCAGGTGCTGACAACGGTGATGACGAAGAAGGTGGATGATGCCACCACCACCACGATTATCTCGGGCACTGTGCAGGGAACATCTGCGGGACCAACTGGAGAGGAGGCCTACACTGTGCAGAGGGTGTCCGATCTCACCTCCTCACCCAGTAACATGTATCAACCCAATGGATTCCGCAAAGGCCTGTCTCCAGCCAGCAGGAGGACGGTGCCGCAAATCACAATTGCCACCGATGACCCCATTCTGCCCCTCGAAGCATTCTTCCAGACCTGGTCCAACAACAAAGAGAAGCGCAACTCTAGGTAG